A stretch of the Ascaphus truei isolate aAscTru1 chromosome 4, aAscTru1.hap1, whole genome shotgun sequence genome encodes the following:
- the LOC142492496 gene encoding uncharacterized protein LOC142492496 isoform X2: MDRGVPPTTSMDRGALPTTSMDRGALPTTSMDRGALPTTSMDRGALPITSMDRGALPTTSMDRGALPTTGMDRGALPATGMDGGGLPATSMDRGGLPTTSMDRGALPTTSMDGGALPATSMDRGGLPTTSMDRGALPTTSMDRGPLPTTGMDPRVLSFPGIVPERLQIKSEREEPNAEEHLAPIKREIHSLPVGENCLNEEQIWSSVMSRSWLTPRSPDVLKTNDSCQTLDTCKEPVPHDGEFKGLVQHTAQTDSSSKSYEGDSRRSRGAQLFVRCECGKSFSRNSVNTNQQHFTCTDCGKSFSLKGKLVPHQNIHKVEKPFNCTECGKSFSRKSQLLRHHTIHTGEKPFTCTECGKSFSQKSLLLRHHTIHTGEKPFTCTECGKSFSRKSHLLGHQKIHTGEKTFTCAECGKSFSLKHHLLTHYKNHTGEKLFTCTECGKIFSRKENLLRHHTIHTGEKPFTCTECGKSFSRKIQLLSHHRYHTGEKPFTCTVCGESFSWKSQLLTHHKNHTDEKPFTCTECGKSFSWKSQLLTHHKNHTGEKPFTCTECGKSFSWKSQLLTHHKNHTGEKPFTCTECGKSFSLKSHLLSHHKIHAGEKPFTCAECGKSFSLKHHLLRHNRIHTGVKPFTCTECGKSFSQKRYLFRHNKNHTGEKPFTCTECGKQFIQKCDLLSHHKIHTGEKPFSCTECGKQFIQKCNLLSHHKIHTDAKPFTCTVCGKSFSQKSHLVTHQKIHTGEKPFTCTECGKSFSQKSQLISHHRIHTGIKQVEEVVEYVCM; the protein is encoded by the exons atggacagaggggtgccgcccactaccagcatggacagaggggcgctgcccactaccagcatggacagaggggcgctgcccactaccagcatggacagaggggcgctgcccactaccagcatggacagaggggcactgcccattaccagcatggacagaggggcgctgcccactaccagcatggacagaggggcgctgcccactaccggcatggacagaggggcgctGCCCGCTACCGGCATGGACGGAGGGGGGCTGcccgctaccagcatggacagaggggggctgcccactaccagcatggacagaggggcgctgcccactaccagcatggacggAGGGGCGCTGcccgctaccagcatggacagaggggggctgcccactaccagcatggacagaggggcgctgcccactaccagcatggacagagggccGCTGCCCACTACCGGCATGGATCCCCGTGTGCTAA gtttcccagggATTGTACCGGAGAGGTTACAGATTAAGTCAGAGCGAGAAGAGCCGAACGCTGAGGAACATCTCGCCCCGATAAAGAGGGAAATACATTCATTACCTGTTGGGG AGAACTGCCTGAATGAGGAGCAGATCTGGAGCTCTGTCATGTCCAGAAGCTGGTTGACTCCTCGCAGCCCAGACGTGCTAAAAACCAATGATTCCTGCCAAACGTTGGACACGTGcaaggaaccagtgccacatgATGGTGAATTTAAAGGccttgtacagcacacagcacagactGACTCGTCAAGCAAAAGTTATGAGGGAGATTCAAGAAGAAGCCGTGGTGCTCAGCTTTTTGTCCGTTGTGAGTGTGGTAAAAGCTTCTCACGGAATAGTGTCAACACTAACCAGCAACACTTTACCTGTACAGACTGTGGGAAAAGTTTTTCACTGAAGGGGAAACTCGTTCCACACCAGAACATTCACAAAGTGGAGAAACCTTTTaattgtacagagtgtgggaaaagcttttcacggAAGAGCCAGCTCCTCAGGCACCACACGATTCACACAggcgagaaacctttcacatgtacagagtgtgggaaaagcttttcacagaagagCCTCCTCCTCAGGCACCACACGATTCACACAggcgagaaacctttcacatgtacagagtgtgggaaaagcttttcacggAAGAGCCACCTCCTCGGCCACCAAAAAATTCACACGGGCGAGAAAACTTTCacgtgtgcagagtgtgggaaaagcttttcccTGAAGCACCACCTCCTCACGCACTACAAGAATCACACAGGCGAGAAacttttcacatgtacagagtgtgggaaaatcTTTTCACGGAAGGAGAACCTCCTCAGGCACCACACGATTCACACAggtgagaaaccattcacatgtacagagtgtgggaaaagcttttcacggAAGATCCAGCTCCTCAGCCATCACAGATATCACACAggcgagaaacctttcacatgtactgtGTGTGGGGAAAGCTTTTCATGGAAGAGCCAGCTCCTCACCCACCACAAGAATCACACAGacgagaaacctttcacatgtacagagtgtgggaaaagcttttcatggAAAAGCCAGCTCCTCACCCACCACAAGAATCACACAggcgagaaacctttcacatgtacagagtgtgggaaaagttttTCATGGAAGAGCCAGCTCCTCACCCACCACAAGAATCACACAggcgagaaacctttcacatgtacagagtgtgggaaaagcttttcactaAAGAGCCACCTCCTCAGCCATCACAAGATTCACGCAGGGGAAAAAcctttcacatgtgcagagtgtgggaaaagcttttcactgAAGCACCACCTCCTCAGACATAACAGGATTCACACAGGcgtgaaacctttcacatgtacagagtgtgggaaaagcttttcacagaagagGTACCTCTTCAGGCACAACAAGAATCACACAggcgagaaacctttcacatgtacagaatgtgggaaacaattcattcAAAAGTGCGACCTCCTCAGCCACCAcaagattcacacaggggagaaacctttctcATGTACTGAGTGTGGAAAACAATTCATTCAAAAGTGCAACCTCCTCAGCCACCACAAGATTCACACAGACGcaaaacctttcacatgtacagtgtgtgggaaaagcttttcacagaagagCCATCTCGTCACACACCagaagattcacacaggggagaaacctttcacatgtacagagtgtgggaaaagcttttcacagaagagCCAGCTCATCAGCCACCACAGGATCCATACGG GGATCAAGCAAGTGGAAGAGGTTGTGGAGTATGTTTGTATGTGA